The following coding sequences lie in one Streptomyces sp. NBC_00510 genomic window:
- a CDS encoding RNA polymerase sigma factor, giving the protein MTPAQETEELAARAAAGDAAALELLLARIRPEVLRRCGRFLPHREDAEEAAQDVLFQVARSIGSFEGRSLFHTWLYTVVANCSRQKYRELKRRRAEQPLSAAEADTPDPRRTSVVAGTRLDLLEALERLEATGPELVAPLVYRDICQMEYREIEERLGIPLGTVKSRLHKARRQVRQWLVDTA; this is encoded by the coding sequence GTGACGCCCGCCCAGGAGACGGAGGAGCTCGCCGCGCGGGCGGCGGCCGGGGACGCCGCGGCCCTGGAACTGCTCCTCGCGCGGATCCGGCCCGAGGTCCTGCGCCGCTGCGGGCGCTTCCTGCCCCACCGCGAGGACGCCGAGGAGGCCGCCCAGGACGTGCTGTTCCAAGTCGCCCGCAGCATCGGCTCCTTCGAGGGGCGCAGCCTCTTCCACACCTGGCTGTACACGGTCGTCGCCAACTGCTCGCGCCAGAAGTACCGCGAACTCAAACGGCGACGCGCCGAGCAGCCCCTCTCCGCGGCCGAGGCCGACACGCCCGACCCGCGCAGGACCAGCGTGGTCGCCGGGACCCGGCTCGACCTGCTGGAGGCCCTCGAGCGGCTGGAGGCAACCGGCCCAGAACTGGTCGCACCGCTGGTGTACCGCGACATCTGCCAGATGGAGTACCGCGAGATCGAGGAGCGCCTCGGCATCCCGCTCGGGACGGTGAAGTCGCGGCTGCACAAGGCGCGCAGACAGGTCCGGCAGTGGCTGGTGGACACGGCCTGA
- a CDS encoding carboxypeptidase regulatory-like domain-containing protein: protein MFPSRPPHRRRRLSLGAGLLSAAVLAALGVPAQALAAEGGRTTAPPTSAQTPGGHVEPLCGTPKPHEFTCFGLRRTDVPARKGARAAGQDPEGFGPADLRSAYGLPADGGAGRTIAVVDAFDNPNAEADLALYRAQYGLPACTTADGCFTKVDQRGGTQYPDPDPGWAGEISLDLDMVSAVAPNARILLVEADSAGIDDLGAAVDQAVALGAGYVSNSYGSNYAFFPEDPGESAADVHYDHPGVAVVASSGDSRYGVAYPAASPHVTAVGGTTLTRDVGTARGWAESVWSHDGAGTGSGCSRYEPKPAFQKDTGCPGRTVADVSAVADPATGVAVYDSYSGGGWGVAGGTSASAPIIAGVYATADAPVAGTYPNTYPYASGGAGLHDVTSGANGRCSPAYLCAAGPGYDGPTGLGTPDGTGAFRMGPHGTVTGTVTDRRSGAPVPAAVVTAGIFRATTDARGRYRLPLPAGRHDVRVEAYGYAPGQAADVDVTDGAALPRDVVLRKLPTHRVSGTVTDGSGHGWPLHAKITVDGVPGAPVWSDASTGAYRLDLPENHTYTLRVVSDDSHYRSLVRQVTVGSADRGLRLALPADTWATGNPAYRLTVRTLDTQPFDSTAGAPEGWSVADAAGTAHGWAFDDPGGRGNTTGGSGAFAVADNDHAGWDTALDTQLISPAYDFSGTGDPALAFATDYQGSAEQSGDVDVSDDGGRTWTTVWHQDQLWSSGRVDVPLTAYAGERAVRLRFHFTGPGMLWAVDDVTVSRRILTPVRGGVVTGTVTDANTGRGLVGAVVRGGAHGPSAPTTATTGDPRTGDGLYRLFVPGGGSRAVTAAKPAYRTASRTVTVRPDRAVKASFSLAAGRLSVGTTRIDTTTAPGGKAARKVTVRNTGTAPATLRIGERTGTGPGSVPPATAWRTLPDLPVPVMDNAVETYRGRLYSALGSDGSTPTADLYVHDPSAGTWTRGAPAPEPRQATAHGIIDGRLYAVGGWGPQETVSRTLQVYDTARNTWVKGPAVPQGHYGAAGAVLDGRLYVVGGCTNTECASTVYVFDPASGRWARAADYPQSISWASCGAISGKLYCAGGTHEYVETAAAYVYDPGSDAWQPLTDMPVGLATAAYAAADGRLLVSGGFKRVGVNRVLTPEGYAYDPGSGTWSALPRTTTAVYRGGGAPGMYRVGGSDQSRFPVPVATVEELPGWDGTETDVGWLSESPVRLTLRPGERATFTVTADARGIRGPADRTASLVMRSDTPYWLAPVPVSLHVTKGRTP from the coding sequence ATGTTCCCGAGCCGTCCGCCCCACCGGCGCAGACGGCTGTCCCTCGGCGCCGGGCTGCTGAGCGCCGCCGTCCTCGCCGCGCTCGGCGTCCCCGCCCAGGCCCTGGCCGCAGAGGGCGGGCGGACCACGGCGCCGCCCACGTCCGCGCAGACGCCGGGAGGCCACGTCGAGCCGCTCTGCGGTACGCCCAAGCCGCACGAGTTCACCTGCTTCGGACTGCGCCGCACCGACGTCCCCGCGCGCAAGGGCGCGCGGGCGGCCGGGCAGGACCCGGAGGGCTTCGGGCCCGCCGACCTGCGCAGCGCCTACGGCCTGCCCGCCGACGGCGGGGCGGGCCGGACCATCGCCGTCGTCGACGCTTTCGACAACCCGAACGCCGAGGCCGACCTCGCCCTCTACCGGGCGCAGTACGGGCTGCCCGCCTGCACCACCGCCGACGGCTGCTTCACCAAGGTCGACCAGCGCGGCGGTACCCAGTACCCGGACCCCGACCCCGGCTGGGCCGGGGAGATCTCCCTCGACCTGGACATGGTCTCCGCCGTCGCCCCGAACGCCCGGATCCTGCTCGTCGAGGCCGACTCCGCCGGTATCGACGACCTCGGTGCCGCCGTCGACCAGGCCGTGGCGCTCGGCGCGGGATACGTCTCCAACTCCTACGGCTCCAACTACGCGTTCTTCCCCGAGGACCCGGGTGAGTCCGCGGCCGACGTCCACTACGACCACCCCGGTGTCGCCGTCGTCGCCTCGTCAGGGGACTCCCGCTACGGCGTCGCCTACCCGGCCGCGTCCCCCCACGTGACCGCGGTCGGCGGCACCACCCTCACGCGGGACGTCGGCACCGCCCGCGGCTGGGCGGAGTCGGTGTGGAGCCACGACGGGGCCGGAACCGGGTCCGGTTGCTCCCGCTACGAGCCCAAGCCCGCCTTCCAGAAGGACACCGGCTGCCCGGGGCGCACGGTCGCCGACGTATCCGCCGTGGCCGACCCGGCCACCGGTGTCGCCGTCTACGACAGTTACAGCGGCGGCGGCTGGGGCGTGGCGGGCGGCACCAGCGCCTCCGCGCCGATCATCGCCGGCGTCTACGCCACCGCCGACGCCCCGGTCGCCGGAACCTACCCCAACACCTACCCGTACGCCTCCGGCGGCGCCGGACTGCACGACGTCACCTCCGGCGCCAACGGCCGGTGCTCCCCGGCATACCTGTGTGCCGCGGGCCCCGGTTACGACGGGCCCACCGGCCTGGGCACCCCCGACGGCACGGGGGCCTTCCGGATGGGGCCGCACGGCACCGTGACGGGCACGGTCACCGACCGGCGCAGCGGCGCGCCCGTGCCCGCGGCGGTGGTGACCGCGGGCATCTTCCGCGCCACCACCGACGCCCGCGGCCGCTACCGCTTGCCGCTGCCCGCCGGCCGGCACGACGTCCGGGTCGAGGCGTACGGCTATGCGCCCGGGCAGGCCGCGGACGTCGACGTCACCGACGGCGCGGCGCTGCCCCGGGACGTCGTCCTGCGCAAACTGCCGACCCACCGGGTCTCGGGCACCGTCACCGACGGGTCCGGGCACGGCTGGCCGCTCCACGCGAAGATCACCGTGGACGGCGTCCCGGGCGCCCCGGTCTGGTCCGACGCCTCCACCGGCGCGTACCGCCTCGACCTCCCCGAGAACCACACCTACACCCTCCGGGTCGTCAGCGACGACTCCCACTACCGGTCCCTGGTACGGCAGGTGACGGTGGGCTCCGCCGACCGCGGCCTGCGCCTGGCGCTGCCCGCGGACACCTGGGCGACCGGCAACCCCGCCTACCGCCTGACGGTGCGCACCCTCGACACGCAGCCCTTCGACTCCACTGCCGGGGCACCCGAGGGCTGGAGCGTCGCCGACGCCGCCGGCACCGCCCACGGCTGGGCGTTCGACGATCCGGGCGGCCGCGGCAACACCACGGGCGGCTCAGGCGCCTTCGCCGTCGCGGACAACGACCACGCCGGCTGGGACACCGCACTGGACACCCAACTGATCAGCCCTGCCTATGACTTCAGCGGCACGGGCGATCCCGCGCTGGCCTTCGCCACCGACTACCAGGGTTCCGCGGAACAGAGCGGCGACGTCGACGTCAGCGACGACGGCGGCAGGACCTGGACGACGGTGTGGCACCAGGACCAGCTGTGGAGCAGCGGCCGCGTCGACGTCCCGCTGACCGCCTACGCCGGCGAGCGCGCGGTGCGGCTGCGCTTCCACTTCACCGGGCCCGGCATGCTCTGGGCCGTCGACGACGTGACGGTCAGCCGGCGGATCCTCACCCCCGTGCGCGGGGGAGTGGTCACCGGCACGGTCACCGACGCCAACACCGGACGGGGACTTGTCGGCGCGGTGGTGCGCGGCGGTGCCCACGGCCCCTCCGCGCCGACCACCGCCACCACCGGCGACCCGCGCACCGGTGACGGCCTCTACCGGCTGTTCGTCCCCGGTGGCGGCAGCCGCGCCGTCACCGCCGCCAAGCCCGCCTACCGGACGGCGTCCCGTACCGTGACCGTCCGGCCGGACCGGGCCGTCAAGGCCTCCTTCTCCCTCGCGGCGGGCCGGCTGTCGGTCGGCACCACCCGGATCGACACCACCACCGCACCCGGCGGCAAGGCGGCCCGGAAGGTGACCGTGCGCAACACCGGCACCGCCCCCGCCACGCTCCGCATCGGCGAACGCACCGGCACCGGCCCGGGCTCCGTGCCCCCGGCCACCGCCTGGCGTACCCTGCCGGACCTCCCCGTCCCGGTGATGGACAACGCGGTGGAGACCTACCGCGGCAGGCTGTACTCCGCCCTCGGCTCCGACGGCTCCACCCCCACCGCCGACCTGTACGTCCACGACCCGTCGGCGGGCACCTGGACCCGCGGCGCCCCCGCGCCCGAACCCCGGCAGGCCACCGCCCACGGGATCATCGACGGCCGTCTCTACGCGGTCGGCGGCTGGGGCCCGCAGGAGACGGTCAGCCGCACCCTGCAGGTGTACGACACGGCGCGGAACACCTGGGTGAAGGGCCCGGCCGTTCCCCAGGGCCACTACGGCGCGGCGGGAGCCGTCCTCGACGGGCGGCTGTACGTCGTCGGCGGCTGCACCAACACCGAGTGCGCGAGCACCGTGTACGTCTTCGACCCGGCCTCCGGCAGGTGGGCCAGGGCCGCGGACTACCCGCAGTCGATCAGCTGGGCCTCGTGCGGCGCCATCAGCGGCAAGCTCTATTGCGCGGGCGGCACCCACGAGTACGTGGAGACGGCCGCGGCGTACGTCTACGACCCGGGCTCCGACGCCTGGCAGCCCCTCACGGACATGCCCGTGGGCCTGGCGACGGCCGCCTACGCCGCCGCCGACGGGCGGCTCCTGGTGTCCGGCGGCTTCAAGCGGGTCGGCGTCAACAGGGTCCTGACCCCGGAGGGCTACGCCTACGACCCCGGCAGCGGCACCTGGTCCGCGTTGCCCCGCACCACGACCGCCGTGTACCGCGGCGGCGGCGCCCCCGGCATGTACCGGGTGGGCGGCAGCGACCAGAGCCGCTTCCCCGTGCCGGTGGCCACCGTGGAGGAACTGCCGGGCTGGGACGGGACCGAGACGGACGTGGGCTGGCTGTCGGAGAGCCCGGTCCGTCTGACCCTGCGGCCCGGCGAGCGGGCGACGTTCACCGTCACGGCGGACGCCCGCGGGATCCGCGGGCCGGCGGACCGGACGGCGTCCCTGGTGATGCGCAGCGACACACCGTACTGGCTGGCGCCGGTCCCGGTGTCCCTGCACGTCACGAAGGGGCGCACCCCGTAG
- a CDS encoding aldehyde dehydrogenase has translation MDVKRLFIGGQWTTPAGSRTITAASASTGAYLGSVPEAVDPDVDDAVRAARAAFDAPGGWPRWEPERRASVMLRLADALEARSHLTASTVSAQNGMPISTAEPFEGTVPAALLRYYAGLATGAPLEERRAGLPGGSTLVRREPVGVVAAIMTWNFPQTIAFFKIAPALAAGCTLVLKPAPETVLDSMVLADAIEEAGLPDGVVNIVPGGPAVGAYLVSHPGVDKVSFTGSTAAGRQVAVACASLLRPVTLELGGKSAAVVLDDADLDSLTEPFFMAGLLNNGQTCFASTRILAPANRYGEVVEFCTAMAGGAVVGDALDRTTQIGPLVSARQRDRVEGYIARGLREGARLTTGGGRPADLDRGWFVQPTVFADVDNASVIAQEEIFGPVLSITPYDGEDEAVGLANDSPYGLAGTVWTADPEHGTRVARRIRSGTVGINGYVPDLAAPYGGVKASGLGRELGPEGLQAYQELQSVYQP, from the coding sequence ATGGATGTGAAACGCCTGTTCATCGGGGGGCAGTGGACGACACCGGCCGGTAGCCGGACGATCACCGCCGCGTCCGCCAGCACCGGCGCGTACCTGGGCTCGGTGCCCGAGGCCGTGGACCCGGACGTCGACGACGCCGTGCGGGCGGCCCGTGCCGCCTTCGACGCCCCCGGCGGGTGGCCGCGGTGGGAGCCCGAGCGCCGCGCGTCGGTCATGCTGCGGCTCGCCGACGCGCTCGAGGCCCGGAGCCACCTGACGGCGAGCACGGTCAGCGCGCAGAACGGCATGCCGATCTCCACGGCCGAGCCCTTCGAGGGGACGGTCCCGGCCGCCCTGCTGCGCTACTACGCGGGCCTCGCCACCGGGGCGCCCCTCGAGGAACGCCGCGCCGGGCTGCCCGGCGGCAGCACCCTGGTCCGCAGGGAACCCGTGGGGGTGGTCGCCGCGATCATGACCTGGAACTTCCCGCAGACCATCGCCTTCTTCAAGATCGCGCCCGCGCTGGCCGCCGGCTGCACCCTGGTGCTCAAGCCGGCGCCGGAGACCGTGCTCGACTCGATGGTCCTGGCGGACGCGATCGAGGAGGCGGGCCTCCCCGACGGGGTCGTCAACATCGTGCCCGGCGGCCCCGCCGTGGGCGCGTACCTGGTCTCCCACCCCGGGGTCGACAAGGTCTCGTTCACGGGGTCGACCGCGGCGGGACGGCAGGTCGCGGTCGCGTGCGCGTCGCTGCTGCGCCCGGTGACGCTGGAACTGGGCGGCAAGTCCGCCGCGGTCGTCCTCGACGACGCCGACCTGGACTCGCTGACCGAGCCGTTCTTCATGGCCGGCCTGCTGAACAACGGCCAGACCTGCTTCGCCAGTACGAGGATCCTGGCCCCCGCCAACCGCTACGGCGAGGTGGTCGAGTTCTGCACGGCGATGGCGGGCGGTGCCGTCGTGGGCGACGCCCTGGACCGCACCACGCAGATCGGCCCGCTCGTCAGCGCCAGGCAGCGCGACCGTGTGGAGGGCTACATCGCCAGGGGTCTGCGCGAGGGCGCCCGGCTGACGACGGGCGGCGGCCGGCCGGCCGATCTCGACCGGGGCTGGTTCGTCCAGCCGACCGTCTTCGCCGACGTCGACAACGCCTCGGTCATCGCGCAGGAGGAGATCTTCGGGCCGGTCCTGTCGATCACGCCGTACGACGGCGAGGACGAGGCCGTCGGACTCGCCAACGACTCCCCGTACGGCCTCGCGGGCACGGTCTGGACCGCCGATCCCGAGCACGGCACGCGCGTCGCCCGCCGCATCCGCAGCGGCACGGTGGGGATCAACGGTTACGTGCCCGACCTCGCCGCCCCCTACGGGGGCGTGAAGGCCAGCGGCCTCGGCCGGGAGCTGGGCCCGGAGGGGCTCCAGGCGTACCAGGAGTTGCAGTCCGTCTACCAGCCGTGA
- a CDS encoding TetR/AcrR family transcriptional regulator: MRKYGGMTAEERVAARRRRIMDAAIELFSTQGYGGTSMRAVLRHCHLPDRYFTESFASLDELLAAILEEIQQDEAARCRTALAAGGTRRDRARGMLDVLAGGVVDDPRKGRIKLVESLAGGPLAAAERRRGMRRLASLVESLLREDWAAAGTDVTAMAMAVVGGVNQILLNWVDGGLAFSREDFVDQALHFFDAVAAFGAGPPPEGR; the protein is encoded by the coding sequence ATGAGGAAGTACGGCGGCATGACCGCCGAGGAGCGCGTCGCGGCGCGGCGGCGCCGCATCATGGACGCGGCCATCGAGCTGTTCTCCACCCAGGGTTACGGCGGGACCTCGATGCGCGCGGTGCTCCGCCACTGCCACCTGCCCGACCGCTACTTCACGGAGAGCTTCGCCTCCCTCGACGAACTGCTCGCCGCGATCCTCGAGGAGATCCAGCAGGACGAGGCCGCCAGGTGCCGGACGGCCCTCGCCGCGGGCGGTACGCGCCGCGACCGGGCCCGCGGCATGCTCGACGTCCTGGCCGGCGGCGTGGTCGACGACCCGCGCAAGGGCCGCATCAAACTGGTCGAGTCACTCGCCGGCGGACCGCTCGCCGCCGCCGAACGACGCCGCGGCATGCGACGGCTCGCCTCGCTGGTGGAGTCCCTGCTCCGCGAGGACTGGGCCGCCGCCGGCACCGACGTGACCGCGATGGCCATGGCCGTGGTCGGCGGGGTCAACCAGATCCTGCTCAACTGGGTGGACGGCGGCCTCGCGTTCTCCCGGGAGGACTTCGTCGACCAGGCGCTCCACTTCTTCGACGCCGTCGCCGCGTTCGGCGCCGGCCCGCCGCCCGAGGGCCGTTGA
- a CDS encoding zinc-dependent alcohol dehydrogenase family protein, whose amino-acid sequence MKAIAIGTFGGPEGLTVVDLPVPSPAAGQVLIATEAVGVGGVDAVIRSGALAAYGFTEGSIPGSEVAGTVTAVGDGVDASWIGRRVWGSTGTGGGYVEQAVVPVAQILPLPGDLSVVDAVTLGSAGAVAHFGLRHAHFTPGETVLVRGASGSIGITAVQLAARGGAAAVAVTTSSAERGERLRRLGATHVLDRSGDGGKEAPAGYDVIIDIVAGEDMPSFLDRLNPNGRMVAVGAVAGQPPADFGAKLMAAFQKSLSFATFSAATVNRADLRAVRGEQFAAAGRGEITTVVHEVLPLCEAVLAHRKMDAGEVFGRIVLTP is encoded by the coding sequence TTGAAGGCAATCGCGATCGGGACGTTCGGAGGTCCTGAGGGTCTGACCGTGGTCGACCTGCCGGTACCCTCACCTGCTGCCGGGCAGGTGCTGATCGCCACCGAGGCGGTGGGCGTCGGTGGTGTCGACGCCGTGATCCGGAGCGGGGCTCTGGCCGCCTACGGATTCACGGAGGGCTCCATCCCGGGCAGCGAGGTGGCGGGCACCGTGACCGCGGTCGGCGACGGCGTCGACGCCTCGTGGATCGGCCGGCGGGTGTGGGGCTCCACCGGCACCGGCGGAGGCTACGTCGAACAGGCCGTCGTACCGGTCGCGCAGATCCTTCCCCTGCCCGGCGACCTGTCCGTCGTCGACGCGGTGACGCTCGGCAGTGCCGGCGCGGTGGCGCACTTCGGGCTTCGCCACGCCCATTTCACCCCCGGGGAGACCGTCTTGGTGCGTGGCGCGTCCGGCAGCATCGGGATCACGGCGGTGCAGCTCGCGGCTCGCGGTGGTGCCGCCGCGGTGGCGGTCACGACATCGTCGGCGGAGCGCGGCGAGCGGCTGCGCCGTCTCGGGGCGACCCACGTGCTGGACCGCTCCGGCGACGGAGGGAAGGAGGCTCCCGCGGGCTATGACGTCATCATCGACATCGTGGCCGGTGAGGACATGCCGTCGTTCCTCGACAGGCTCAACCCGAACGGCCGCATGGTGGCCGTCGGCGCCGTCGCAGGTCAGCCGCCCGCGGACTTCGGCGCGAAGCTCATGGCGGCGTTCCAGAAGTCGTTGTCCTTCGCCACTTTCAGCGCAGCCACCGTCAACCGGGCCGACCTGCGTGCGGTGCGCGGCGAGCAGTTCGCCGCGGCCGGTCGCGGCGAGATCACAACGGTGGTGCACGAGGTGCTGCCACTGTGCGAAGCCGTGCTGGCGCACCGGAAGATGGACGCGGGCGAGGTGTTCGGCAGGATCGTGCTGACGCCGTAG